A stretch of Besnoitia besnoiti strain Bb-Ger1 chromosome V, whole genome shotgun sequence DNA encodes these proteins:
- a CDS encoding hypothetical protein (encoded by transcript BESB_061650), whose amino-acid sequence MPSPDACARPSGRGVGLEGTCSLPSPLSPPGALAAEPAGRTVCPLPPLPPSSPPSRFSSFSSARFLAGASPRAAGDACPPEGLHCSGSFRAFSPERRRAVRAAFQGDNQGHREDERRIPAAEERGRSGEPDGTEEMRTSAANGRGAGAGVTEGFSPQAREGTRLIPLETSTSVPSSRSSSPSTRLQSRHQAASSPRSAQVGRARAQSLETDGDSRAPSVLFPSRHAAASRSRLSLSEHSVRLGSAALARLRGLLLSGRAPSEARVGRDRGRLGSGASVFSQETPRGARGSSRHQSSSTDARNFSRKVTQWRVETTLFLYVINVVVHSLNGIFFVLKGQRATGAVILLTQTTAWVFSALLYAVDREYLKALLAILGLAVFVEVKPNFPSVGRRTVAAPPRFFSSLAAASLPLEPRTPTLSSEAAASVSLTPAAGRSPSSARAPAAAAGDSPPSAALASGVLRASGEVGSGAHSSRRQPAAREGGASTSSAAGRARERISLRASTQQQLQNLQNAWVGLTQFPLLYIYSNVVLYGGGQLFVTGDEITSSAEDSTLAYSFLSSSRSSCFLSSFLSLTRQSATVAFCSSLLLPLSVFLSCITVGWIMLDRFLGHVQKSRPRTELRHALHDTSLRCLLGLMFLFHAVDLFARVWTWCLISDDAYAPLNFICCFFLQTLNLALYLTLSSSFLHCFLRGLLSLLVSPLDVFLIEAETPRQVRSAMTILALRLLDILTASLFVGYRTAAGSLLPEESENEEDGTLLVARLGGAAVSPREYRVLAALAEKRRAASRLCSVLVIVLAGLLLAIIALKRRRDAVEAEALRSLLERSARLAERMRANAPRAAAPAPSSASAAPLSASHARPSALPASSFPLSAPASDSPSGGSSASLFSLSSPSPYVSERGPTSSFSSSESFSASFSPHAYRLFSISSFSSSSPASRLADSAASPLGQLRSASRLHEGTEWRHGGGRDRSSEEARDEATAAAQRQALDSAAACKAKEAEATETQAVGEGGRVTTHDAGNGESLGAGGGQRAIAREGEKGGQGEESSRQAAGATEKEVFGGAQATTGSSGDPPTQVASGMPTGEDGAAEETLLKSAGLRLKQGRIQIETRSCRAYEVIALTAAAPIRARASRWR is encoded by the exons ATGCCTTCGCCCGACGCGTGCGCCCGCCCGTCGGGCAGGGGCGTGGGTCTCGAGGGGACGTGCAGCCTCCCTTCGCCCCTCTCACCCCCTGGagctctcgccgcggagcccgcgggTCGCACAGTctgtcctctccctcctctccctccctcctctccgccttcgcgcttttcttccttttcctccgcccgctttctcgctggagcgtctccgcgcgccgccggcgacgcctgtCCGCCAGAAGGCCTGCACTGCAGCGGTAGCTTCAGGGCATTCTCTcccgagcgccggcgcgcggtcCGCGCAGCTTTTCAGGGAGACAACCAGGGGCACAGAGAGGACGAGAGGAGAATacctgcggcggaggagagggggcgcagcggagaacCAGACGGCACCGAAGAGATGCGCACTTCTGCGGCGAAtgggagaggcgcaggggcTGGCGTGACAGAGGGCTTTTCTCCTCAGGCACGAGAGGGAACTCGGCTCATTCCGCTCGAAACTTCTACCTCTGTCCCTTCTTCAcgttcctcttcgccttccacTCGGCTTCAGAGCCGGCATCAagccgcttcgtctcctcgctccgcgCAGGTTGGTCGGGCTCGCGCTCAAAGCCTGGAGACagacggcgacagcagagCTCCTTCGGTGctctttccttctcgccaCGCCGCTGCTTCACGAAGCCGTTTGTCGCTATCTGAGCACTCGGTTCGTCTCGGCAGTGCCGCACTCGCCCGCTTGCGGGGCCTGCTTTTGTCAGGGCGAGCGCCgtcagaggcgcgcgtggggcgcgaccgcggtcggttgggctccggcgcctccgtcttcTCGCAAGAGACCCCGAGAGGGGCGAGGGGTTCTTCCCGCCACCAGAGCTCCAGCACGGATGCGAGGAACTTCAGTCGCAAAGTCACACAGTGGAGAGTCGAGACGACGCTTTTCTTGTACGTAATCAACGTTGTTGTCCATTCTCTAAACGGGATTTTCTTCGTCCTCAA AGGTCAGCGGGCGACGGGGGCGGTGATACTTTTGACTCAGACGACTGCCTGGGTATTCTCGGCGCTCCTCTACGCGGTGGATCGCGAGTACCTGAAGGCCCTTTTGGCTATTCTAGGCCTGGCTGTTTTCGTCGAG gtAAAACCCAATTTCCCTTCCGTCGGCCGCCGCAccgtggcggcgccgccccgcttcttctcgtcgctcgcagcggcgtcgcttcCCCTCGAGCCCCGGACGCCGACTCTCTCctcggaggccgcagcgagtgTCTCCTtgacgcccgccgcaggccgctcgccctcctcggcgcgggcgccggcggccgcagcgggcgacaGTCCCCCCtcggctgcgctcgccagcggggtgctgcgggcgagcggcgaggtCGGAAGTGGCGCACACAGTTCGCGCCGacagccagcggcgcgcgagggcggcgcgtcgacgtcttcggcggcgggacgtgcgagagagagaattTCGCTCCGAGCCTCCACGCAGCAGCAACTGCAGAACTTGCAAAACGCCTGGGTGGGACTGACTCAGTTTCCGCTCTTGTACATCTACAGCAACGTCGTTCTCTACGGAGGAGGGCAGCTGTTTGTCACAG GCGATGAAATCACGAGTTCGGCCGAAGACTCGACGCTGGCGTactcttttctctcgtcgtcgcggtcttcgtgttttctctcttcgttccTGAGTCTCACTCGCCAGAGCGCCACCGTCGCGTTCtgctcgtcgctgctgctcccACTCTCGGTCTTCCTGTCCTGCATCACAGTGGGCTGGATCATGCTCGATCGCTTCCTCGGGCATGTGCAAAAGTCTCGCCCGCGCACCGAACTCCGCCACGCGCTCCACGACACCTCCCTCCGGTGTCTGCTAG GCCTGATGTTTCTGTTCCACGCAGTAGATCTGTTCGCGCGCGTTTGGACGTGGTGCCTTatcagcgacgacgcgtaCGCGCCTCTGAACTTcatctgctgcttcttcctccag ACATTGAATTTGGCGCTCTACTTgactctctcttcttcgttcctGCACTGcttcctgcgcggccttctgtCGCTCCTCGTCTCCCCACTGGACGTCTTTCTTATCGAAGCTGAAAC cccccGGCAGGTTCGCTCGGCGATGACCattctcgcgcttcgcctgctggACATCTTGACGGCTTCGCTCTTTGTCGGCTACCGCaccgccgcgggctcgctgctgcccgaggagagcgagaacgaagaagacgggaccctcctcgtcgcgcggctcggcggcgcggctgtcaGTCCGCGCGAATaccgcgtcctcgcggcgcttgccGAGAAGCGTCGTGCGGCGAG CCGGCTGTGTTCGGTCCTCGTCATCGTGCTGGCTGGGCTCCTCTTGGCGATTATCGCCTtgaagcgccgcagagatgcagtcgaagcggaggcgctgagGTCTCTCCTTGAGCGCTCTGCTCGTCTCGCGGAGCGGATGAGAGCTAACGCCCCTCGTGCGGCTGCCCCCgctccttcgtctgcttccgctgcgcctctttctGCCTCTCATGCGCGTCCTTCTGCGCTGCCCGCTTCGTCTTTCCCCttgtcggcgcctgcgtcagaTTCGCCGTCTGGCggctcttctgcctctctcttctcgctgtccTCCCCCTCGCCGTACGTCTCGGAGCGCGGTCCGActtcgtctttctcctcATCGGAATCTTTTTCCGCCTCTTTCTCGCCGCACGCGTACCGTCTCTTCTCGAtttcgtccttctcctcttcttctccggcATCCAGGCTCGCGGACTCGGCAGCGAGTCCTCTCGGCCAGTTGCGCTCAGCCAGTCGCCTCCACGAGGGCACAGAGTGGAGACAcgggggagggcgagacaggagcagcgaagaagcgcgagatgaagcgacggcggccgcgcagaggcaggctctcgacagcgccgcagcctgcaaggcgaaagaagcggaagcgacCGAGACTCAAGCAGTgggggaaggaggaaggGTGACGACCCACGACGCCGGCAATGGAGAAAGTctgggcgcggggggcggacAGCGGGCGATCgctcgagaaggagaaaagggAGGTCAGGGGGAAGAAAGCTcgaggcaggcagcgggCGCCACGGAAAAGGAAGTCTTCGGTGGAGCccaggcgacgacggggaGTTCGGGAGACCCTCCCACGCAGGTGGCGAGCGGGATGCCGACTGGCGAGGATGGCGCGGCCGAAGAGACACTCTTGAAGAGTGCCGGTCTGAGGCTGAAGCAGGGCAGAATACAAATAGAGACGAGATCCTGTCGAGCGTACGAGGTCATCGCGTTGACTGCCGCAGCACCGATACGCGCACGGGCTTCACGGTGGCGCTGA
- a CDS encoding hypothetical protein (encoded by transcript BESB_061660), producing MSPPSPSRAGGASLSAASSVRASSVSSRLGSAGAGEKELQAPAVGGGAPGPSSPSPGGKAGPARQASVAASFSPSSLSGRAASTGKAASSQTSAASVAAAGKSGKAHFAAPPAPPAVPIPPPQRQLRSRPVDATKRLFIIRRYEDLEQLAEEEGVRIDPIQLGFLSPTEFVEEDMAASAVSTNASSHRGHGAGGAGPLVKKKKQKMIVVPPIQIEESHDADLPDFIRPDHYIRFEQHRDQPTGLRLPDGSLVHYDMLKEDEIFVRELNRRIAHYAPPSLLSSVDLFTLDDSCDRAAAAKGEETGDAPEEASREEAKLGAKETQASGGVKGEEGDLAANGATGGSGEKLNGAAFSAGGAGATRAQPREEENLQNSAQAGEDAAPPAPGRLFEGAAPGSRKRKGEDEAEEAGEGREKKRLALCSAARERGASTLPVKGELFLSEMAFVKMIDAFEKEVHAKSGNEHALTHKDAVRIARDELKLQIHPVLVKQVQHYWLEKRQKLGKPLLRHFWPPCSPSDVSPLAVFRPRQAGREKMTLRKQKRVGKDTLLRAERLLEDIKVVERLLRRMRSRDEKKEQLLEVQCMAFDQMRFELSDPLYRHPLWDAFRERLAAKSERSGEKASRRHAAAAEKRLGAARLAGKGDDGLARNVAFSGVSAASRRRDKSAFAAAGAERDDDDRRGAAAAAPGDKRDAGDKRRLEEADGDDLRKKREAEEENGTYKTVQQVDAILGDGSPPWVAWSGGNPHFRPCFFPPASTFAYLSSLASSSTSPLPPSLVPPPPPFLNDGSSFSSGPTCRVVRRRGRGGRLWLDRLLCRPSPSSCLSQNAFLPSSRFSARLPHASLHKSRAALAGGAGDKFRGSAYNAAGDGEEANEGGDGKPFFPPQEDAEFGAGGLLCEGASAARREDGDASEERKGKVQGGGVTDGAADAARKEDEGRRGRRTSAGGEAEDVAPPEAASSSRAREGSSGRNATTAAAHASQAAQLWRKDGAATAMQKTFAAWPRQQGLYVQPRRDDEAGGTDRYSPPFATADGVDASANTEGFHVFSLHRHLAQQEQLASAAASFAASSTLPPRTAPDAFASPRHVPASAPGVCPLTASPRSVVGRPGAGALPGLRGQEALNAGLLQPNAPGVSAASLGAQGGPAGLASIPLSAYAPHPSACPPFSSGSLHALSGAAAAGYGHAPAHVALASAPPGVPGAGPPFFPTSAANPYFAASHPFSSFPASHPAASSHLVVHPTAGPGGQPPNLAAQFASRGTAAGPAGAVDFSASYGSPGAPGGLSQPSATHPSFYNPATGVPVVSPAYPHSSVFLRPPPGAPGPAPGAYPPQQQGRPGRPPAGRAAGQGVQYFYARPPAPGPMEPNKAGPAAGAGDAGTGSRETDDGSARTGAFPSPAAGAYGSAHASGPPGFAGGRGQSGSVGGSPAGGSGPAGGSAPGSGGGSGGAGSVGPADNGFFGQSRGDAFGSGPPNAGFAPQAPAPGTVSSGAQGSPPGNLAMMGGSGGSGSGGGATGTQTPLGSAAGGASSGASQVGGHPPEYSNAYRQQQFVVNPIQQGGPGANYAQFFGAAPSGDTGGEPGAGPPGSFPPSAASGPFYPPARGGTVGTPRAGAGAVGRVGGTAPPSRGGPSPPTEPVEPNAAGTATGTGGAPDQDPVAAAAGRQSAHANFKGWMRSSVPSASNASSGVGGRGAASGPASASPSSPPPGAGGDNMPVPGPSSAPFASYPGGSNPPSAGPPAPRHGYAPPFASPYVDCGRGKSNAPASASSFEAPGAAPGQVPGADPSQSPFGPPSSQSPAPGEMNNYMYAGGGVPPSAPPSSRASSGVAGGSGPVHPFSFTSGFPCSFQFPGAPAHYPPGAHPHHVLNAAQTGGVPTATAHAPSAGAEMGGALDGSGGSAVDCGVSKKGSRKNAGEAAKKGEAQVAGENQAFRSAERGERGRFVSPYPGALDGAHKKGVDFASSHGAKTQGGNA from the exons ATGAgtcctccctcgccttcgcgggcggggggagcgtctctcagcgccgcgtcgtcggtTAGGGCCTCTTCAGTCTCCTCGCGACTGGGGAGtgcaggcgcgggagagaaggagctgcaggcgcccgcagtcgggggaggcgcgccgggccCCTCCAGCCCCTCGCCTGGTGGGAAGGCGGGACCCGCGCGGCAGGCTTCGGTCGCCGCCTCTTTTTCGCCCAGTTCTCTCtcggggcgagcggcgagcacCGGCAAggcagcttcttcgcagacctctgcggcctccgtggcggccgcaggaaAGTCGGGCAAGGCGCacttcgctgcgcctcctgcacCGCCGGCAGTCCCgattccgccgccgcagagacaacTGCGCTCGAGGCCCGTGGACGCCACCAAGCGCCTCTTCATCATTCGCCGCTACGAGGACCTGGAGCAGCTCGCA gaagaagagggcgtgCGGATCGACCCGATTCAGCTCGGCTTTCTGTCGCCGACGGAGTTCGTCGAGGAGGACatggccgcgagcgccgtctCCACGAACGCCTCCTCGCACAGAGGccacggcgcgggcggcgcggggccgcttgtgaagaagaaaaagcaaaAGATGATCGTCGTGCCGCCCATTCAAATCGAAGAGTCGCACGACGCTGACCTCCCGGACTTCATTCGGCCAGATCACTACATCCGCTTTGAGCAGCACCGGGATCA ACCGACAGGTCTTCGGCTTCCGGACGGGTCGCTGGTGCACTACGACATGCTGAAGGAGGACGAAATCTTTGTCCGCGAGTTGAATCGGCGCATCGCGCACtatgcgccgccgtcgctcttgTCTTCAGTCGACCTCTTCACCCTCGACGACTCCTgcgaccgcgcggcggccgccaagggcgaggagacgggcgacgcgccggaggaggcctctagagaggaggcgaagttgggcgcgaaggagacgcaggcctcGGGGGGCGTTaagggcgaagaaggcgattTGGCTGCGAACGGGGCAACGGGCGGCTCTGGCGAGAAGCTGAATGGtgctgccttctccgcgggcggcgccggtgccacccgcgcgcagccgcgcgaggaagaaaacctGCAAAacagcgcgcaggcgggcgaggacgcggcgccgcccgctccGGGTCGCCTCTttgagggcgcggcgccgggctcgCGGAAGCGTaagggcgaggacgaggcagaggaggcgggtgAGGGGCGCGAAAAGAAGAGGTTGGCTttgtgcagcgcggcgcgcgagaggggggCGTCGACGCTCCCGGTGAAGGGCGAGTTGTTTCTGTCTGAGATGGCGTTTGTGAAGATGATTGACGCATTCGAGAAGGAAGTCCACGCGAAGAGCGGAAACGAGCATGCGCTGACGCACAAGGACGCGGTACGAATCGCCCGCGACGAGCTGAAGCTGCAGATTCACCCGGTCCTCGTGAAACAGGTGCAGCACTACTGGCTAGAGAAGCGGCAGAAGCTGGggaagccgctgctgcggcacttctggccgccctgctcgccctcagacgtctcgccgctcgccgtcttccggccgcggcaggcgggccGCGAGAAGATGACGCTGCGCAAGCAGAAACGCGTCGGGAAGGacacgctgctgcgcgcagagcggctgctggaggacATCAAAGTCGTCGagcggctcctgcgccgcatgcgcagccgcgacgagaagaaggagcagctcctcgaggtTCAGTGCATGGCTTTCGACCAAATGCGCTTCGAGCTCTCCGATCCGCTCTATCGACACCCTCTCTGGGACGCCTTCCGTGAGCGCCTGGCGGCCAAGAGCGAACGCAGCGGTGAGAAagcgagccgccgccacgcggccgccgccgagaagcgcctcgGAGCTGCCAGACTCGCAGGCAAAGGTGACGACGGCCTCGCCCGCAACGTCGCCTtcagcggcgtctccgccgcttcccggcggagagacaagtccgccttcgccgcggccggcgccgagcgagacgacgacgaccgacgcggggctgccgccgccgcgccaggcgACAAGCGCGACGCGGGGGACAAGCGCCGCCTTGAGGAGGCCGACGGAGACGACCtcaggaagaagagagaagcagaggaagaaaacggaACATACAAAACGGTGCAACAAGTCGACGCCATCCTCGGCGACGGCTCGCCGCCTTGGGTCGCGTGGTCCGGAG GAAATCCGCACTTTCGACCGTGCTTCTTTCCGCCGGCATCAACGTTTGCGTATCTGTCTTCcctggcgtcgtcgtcgacttcgccgctgcctccgtcgctcgtcccgccgccgccgcccttcctGAATGACGGCTCATCGTTCTCCTCAGGTCCCACGTGTCGCGTGGTACgcaggagaggccgcgggggcCGGTTGTGGCTGGATCGCTTGCTCTGtcgcccgtcgccgtcgtcctgtCTCTCGCAGAACGCCTTCCTCCCTTCGTCAcgtttctccgcgcgccttccgcacgCCTCGCTTCAcaagtcgcgcgcggcgctcgcgggcggcgccggcgacaagTTCCGGGGCAGTGCCTACAACGCagccggagacggcgaagaggcgaacgagggcggcgacggcaagcCTTTCTTTCCGCCtcaagaagacgccgagttcggcgcgggcggcctccTTTGCGAGggagcctcggcggcgcgacgcgaagacgGGGACGCGTctgaggagagaaaagggaAGGTTCAAGGCGGCGGAGTCACAGacggcgcagccgacgcggccaggaaggaggacgaaggcagaagggggaggcggacgtctgccggaggcgaagcggaggacgTTGCGCCTCCCGaagcggcgtcttcctcacgcgcgcgagaaggaagcagTGGGCGAAACGCGACGACCGCGGCAGCCCACGCCagccaggcggcgcagctgtgGAGGAAAGACGGAGCCGCCACGGCTATGCAAAAGACGTTCGCAGCGTGGCCGCGACAGCAAGGACTGTATGTCCAGCCGAGAAGGGACGACGAAGCCGGAGGCACCGACCGATACTCACCGCCCTTCGCCACGGCAGACGGCGTGGACGCGTCGGCAAACACCGAAG GTTTCCATGTCTTCTCGCTACATCGCCACCTTGCCCAGCAGGAGCAGTtggcctccgcagcagcttcgttcgcagcttcttcaactcttccgcctcgcacTGCCCCagacgccttcgcgtcgcctcgtcaCGTTCCTGCCTCCGCACCGGGTGTCTGCCCTCTcactgcgtctccgcggagcgTGGTGGGGCGACCCGGGGCGGGGGCTTTGCCGGGTCTCCGGGGCCAGGAGGCCCTGAATGCGGGTCTTCTCCAGCCGAACGCCCCcggtgtctccgctgccAGCCTGGGCGCTCAAGGCGGCcctgcgggcctcgcgtccatccctctctccgcgtaCGCACCACACCCTTCTGCTTGTCCTCCCTTTTCGTCTGGATCGCTTCACGCGCTTTcgggggccgccgcggcgggctaCGGCCACGCTCCGGCGCACGTGGCTCTGGCTTCAGCCCCTCCAGGGGTACCTGGAGCAGGCCCCCCCTTCTTTCCTACGTCTGCAGCGAATCCGTACTTTGCCGCTTCGCATCCCTTCTCTTCGTTCCCGGCCTCGCACCCCGCAGCGTCGTCTCACCTCGTCGTCCACCCCACAGCGGGGCCCGGGGGCCAGCCCCCCAACCTAGCTGCCCAGTTCGCCTCCCGGGGGACCGCTGCGGGTCCGGCAGGAGCCGTCGATTTCTCGGCGTCCTACGGGTCCCCGGGGGCTCCGGGAGGGCTGTCACAGCCCAGCGCAACTCATCCTTCGTTCTATAATCCGGCGACGGGCGTACCTGTTGTCTCGCCTGCGTATCCCCACTCGAGCGTCTTCCTTCGGCCTCCCCCAGGGGCGCCGGGGCCCGCACCTGGGGCCTACCccccgcagcagcagggcaGGCCTGGGCGTCCACCGGcgggccgcgccgctggccaGGGCGTGCAGTATTTCTAcgcgcgccctccagcgccgGGACCCATGGAGCCCAACAAGGCTGGccctgccgcgggcgccggagacgcggggACGGGCTCGAGGGAGACGGACGACGGCAGTGCGAGGACCGGCGCATTCCCAAgccccgccgcgggagcATACGGCTCCGCACATGCTTCCGGTCCCCCGGGCTTCGCTGGAGGAAGGGGACAGTCGGGCAGCGTCGGCGGGTCTCCCGCGGGGGGCTCCGGCCCTGCAGGTGGCTCTGCACcggggagcggcggcgggtccGGCGGGGCAGGCAGTGTCGGTCCCGCAGACAACGGCTTTTTCGGCCAGAGTCGAGGTGACGCTTTCGGGTCGGGCCCCCCCAACGCGGgcttcgcgccgcaggcgcctgctcCGGGGACTGTCTCTTCAGGAGCCCAGGGGAGCCCCCCCGGCAATCTGGCGATGATGGGCGGGAGCGGGGgctcaggcagcggcggcggggccaCAGGCACGCAGACACCTCTAGgaagcgccgctggaggcgcttctTCAGGCGCTAGTCAAGTGGGTGGGCATCCGCCTGAGTACAGTAACGCCTATCGACAGCAGCAGTTCGTCGTGAATCCCATCCAGCAGGGAGGTCCGGGGGCCAATTACGCGCAGTtcttcggcgctgcgccttcgggGGACACAGGAGGCGAACCGGGGGCGGGGCCCCCGGGTTCAtttccgccttctgcggcgtctgggcCTTTCTACCCTCCGGCTCGAGGTGGGACCGTTGGAACCCCACGGGCTGGAGCGGGGGCAGTCGGGAGAGTGGGAGGCACCGCCCCCCCTAGCAGGGgagggccttcgcctccgacCGAGCCCGTAGAGCCCAACGCTGCAGGGACCGCGACAGGGACCGGCGGTGCACCAGACCAGGATCCGgtagccgccgccgcgggacgGCAGAGTGCCCATGCAAACTTCAAGGGGTGGATGCGA AGCAGCGTCCCATCGGCGTCAAACGCATCGTCAGGcgtgggcggccgcggcgccgcgtccgggcctgcgtcggcttcgccgtcttctccgcctccgggggcggggggcgacAACATGCCCGTGCCTGGACCCTCATCGGCCCCGTTCGCCTCGTACCCCGGGGGGAGCAACCCGCCGTCGGCAGGCCCGCCCGCCCCTCGCCATGGCTATGCGCCTCCATTCGCTTCGCCCTACGTggactgcggccgcggcaagTCGAACGCAcctgcgtccgcgtcttcgtttGAAGccccaggcgcggcgccagggcaGGTCCCCGGTGCAGATCCCTCGCAGTCGCCGTTTGGGCCGCCCTCCTCACAGAGTCCAGCGCCAGGAGAGATGAACAACTACATGTACGCGGGAGGCGGGGtgccgccttcggcgccgccgtcctcgcgcgcgtcgtcggggGTCGCTGGAGGCTCTGGTCCGGTTCATCCCTTCTCGTTTACTTCCGGCTTTCCATGCTCGTTTCAATTCCCTGGCGCCCCCGCCCACTACCCGCCAGGCGCGCACCCCCACCACGTCTTGAACGCCGCGCAAACCGGCGGCGTGCCTACCGcgacggcgcatgcgcccagcgcgggcgcggagatgGGCGGCGCCCTGGACGGCTCCGGAGGGTCTGCTGTTGACTGTGGGGTCTCCAAGAAGGGCAGCCGGAAgaacgcaggcgaagcagccaAGAAAGGAGAGGCGCAAGTTGCAGGCGAGAACCAAGCCTTTCGTtccgcagagcgaggcgagcgcggaagaTTCGTGTCGCCGTATCCGGGAGCACTCGATGGAGCACACAAAAAAGGGGTAGACTTCGCGTCGTCTCAtggggcgaagacgcaggggGGGAATGCgtga
- a CDS encoding hypothetical protein (encoded by transcript BESB_061670), with product MVAVSSARLLSIPFSSHSAAGISFTASRARDASSRTSGLWRYGALRAFEPRTRVRRSGDAARKRGTRRGTTKTRAKQNNRRRSIADGTRRRKAAKREEKQTKDEEKLRHPLVRQGSGQGRLKHRASKREESPEMRRDGDGPLHPKKPGNADASRGRRQMSPLPLAFPVYVHLRVPLGEPNGREALACCRCQVRRSQLGGEDAAALRGAIQELRPPRGEQAAENMRKPAPDTCGPPRRDRALFGATHTATGCLPNGAVSRQFGGERNGERNAGAREKGTTPPRCAYAAQLSSCHPAREKFAKSVWGRLMSDVATCAQWRPQAQVQQVKARQRAQRFFGPGARDDAGSPANDAGAWERKFGEFV from the exons ATGGTAGCCGTCTCGAGTGCACGGCTCTTGTCGATTCCTTTCTCTTCCCACTCAGCTGCTGGAATCTCCTTCACGGcctcacgcgcgcgcgacgcatcGTCGCGCACAAGCGGCCTCTGGAGATATGGAGCACTCCGGGCCTTCGAGCCTCGAactcgcgtgcggcgcagcggcgacgcagcgaggaaAAGAGGCACAAGGAGAGGCACGACGAAAACGAGGGCAAAACAAAACAACCGGAGACGATCGATCGCGGACGGAACACGACGaaggaaggcagcgaagcgagaagagaaacagaccaaagacgaagagaagtTGAGACACCCTCTAGTTAGACAAGGAAGCGGCCAGGGCAGGCTGAAGCACCGCGCGTCGAAACGCGAGGAAAGCCCAGAAATGAGACGAGACGGAGATGGACCGCTGCACCCAAAGAAGCCAGGAAACGCCGACGCATCACGAGGCAGAAGGCAAATGTCTCCGCTTCCCCTTGCGTTtccggtgtacgtacacctcagG gtgcCGCTGGGGGAGCCAAacgggcgagaggcgcttgCGTGTTGTCGCTGCCAAGTTCGGCGAAGTCAACTCGgtggagaagacgccgcggcgctgagagGCGCGATTCAAGAGCTGagaccgccgcgcggcgaacaGGCTGCAGAGAACATGCGGAAACCCGCGCCAGACACATGCGGTCCCCccaggagagacagagcgctcttcggcgccacacacacagcaACCGGCTGTCTTCCCAACGGCGCAGTCTCTCGGCAGTTCGGAGGAGAAAGGAACGGCGAGAgaaacgccggcgcgcgagaaaaaggaaCGACACCGCCGCGCTGTGCGTACGCTGCACAGCTATCTTCCTGTCACCCGGCGCGGGAAAAATTCGCGAAAAGTGTCTGGGGTCGCCTTATGAGCGATGTGGCAACGTGCGCGCAGTGGAGGCCACAGGCGCAAGTTCAGCAGGTcaaggcgaggcagagggcgcagcgaTTTTTTGggcccggcgcgcgcgatgACGCGGGGTCGCCCGCGAATGACGCCGGAGCGTGGGAACGGAAATTCGGTGAATTCGTctga